A genomic stretch from Pirellulales bacterium includes:
- a CDS encoding GNAT family N-acetyltransferase: MIRKIREDELSILLSLYRYLHPADPELTVTADVEQLWHRIVANPLLHYFVAEVDGEIVSTCTLAIVPNLTRGARPYGLVENVVTHPDFRRRGIGTRILQASLAFAWEQGCYKVMLLTGRKDDGTLRFYRHAGFEAGVKTGFVAHP; the protein is encoded by the coding sequence GTGATCCGCAAGATTCGTGAAGATGAGCTTTCGATTTTGTTGAGCCTTTACCGGTATCTGCATCCCGCCGATCCGGAGCTGACCGTTACTGCGGACGTGGAGCAGCTATGGCATCGGATTGTTGCCAATCCCCTGTTGCACTATTTCGTCGCCGAGGTGGATGGTGAGATTGTGTCCACCTGCACGTTGGCCATCGTTCCAAATCTCACGCGTGGCGCCCGACCGTATGGCTTGGTCGAGAATGTTGTAACGCACCCCGATTTTCGTCGTCGCGGCATCGGCACGCGGATCTTGCAGGCATCGCTCGCGTTCGCTTGGGAGCAGGGCTGCTATAAAGTGATGCTGCTGACCGGACGCAAGGATGATGGCACGTTGCGATTCTATCGTCATGCTGGATTTGAGGCAGGCGTCAAGACTGGATTTGTGGCCCACCCGTGA